In a genomic window of Desulfobacterales bacterium:
- a CDS encoding formylglycine-generating enzyme family protein, with translation MNRIIKHYIFYLLLLIFAFYKIEAIADTQAAFENSIGVKFVLIHAGSFLMGSDTPGEKVYEDEVPKHRVNISNPFYIGIHEITQAQWTSVIGNNPSKFKDSNRPVDSVSWNDVQKFIQLLNKKEGTDTYRLPTEAEWEYAARSGTDSPYFFGDVILQASQYAWFDSNSAEKTHLVGELRANQRGLYDVSGNVWEWCMDWYDKTFYANSPPDDPSGPPNGSLKIIRGGSWSNNVNYCRSALRYSYPPDRPSICIGFRLVKKIPNK, from the coding sequence ATGAATAGGATAATTAAACATTACATTTTTTATCTGCTATTGCTAATATTTGCATTTTATAAAATCGAGGCAATAGCGGATACCCAAGCTGCATTTGAAAACAGCATTGGGGTTAAATTTGTTTTAATACATGCTGGTTCTTTTTTAATGGGTTCAGATACGCCTGGAGAGAAAGTATATGAAGATGAAGTTCCAAAACACAGGGTGAATATTTCAAATCCATTCTATATAGGGATACATGAAATAACTCAAGCCCAGTGGACATCTGTAATAGGAAATAATCCGAGTAAATTTAAAGACTCAAATCGTCCTGTTGATTCAGTTTCATGGAATGATGTTCAAAAATTTATTCAACTTCTTAATAAAAAAGAGGGAACTGATACTTACAGACTGCCTACTGAAGCGGAATGGGAATATGCTGCACGATCTGGAACTGATAGCCCTTATTTTTTTGGTGATGTTATTCTTCAAGCTTCTCAATATGCATGGTTTGATTCCAATTCTGCTGAAAAAACTCATTTAGTAGGTGAATTAAGGGCTAATCAGAGGGGTCTTTATGATGTCTCTGGGAATGTGTGGGAATGGTGTATGGATTGGTATGACAAAACTTTTTACGCCAACTCGCCTCCTGATGATCCTTCTGGCCCTCCAAATGGATCATTAAAAATAATACGTGGAGGTAGCTGGAGTAATAATGTAAATTATTGCAGATCTGCTTTACGGTATAGCTATCCTCCAGACAGGCCAAGTATCTGTATTGGATTTCGGCTTGTAAAAAAAATTCCAAATAAATAA
- a CDS encoding dodecin domain-containing protein, with amino-acid sequence MNSVYKIIEIVGTSPISWEEAAKNAVETSGKNLRDLRIAEVTKLDIKVEEGKVIAYRARVKISFKYGPPDKE; translated from the coding sequence ATGAATAGTGTTTACAAAATTATTGAAATAGTTGGAACAAGCCCAATATCATGGGAGGAAGCCGCAAAAAATGCTGTAGAAACTTCTGGGAAAAATTTAAGAGATTTAAGAATCGCTGAAGTTACAAAATTAGATATTAAGGTCGAAGAAGGAAAAGTTATAGCATATCGTGCCAGAGTTAAAATTTCTTTTAAATATGGCCCACCAGATAAGGAATAA
- a CDS encoding methyltransferase domain-containing protein: MEDNLIKLLHFEKFKPICPRCKQINGQEYFLEIRSILKKQDDDSIVEGILLCSNKQCMSEYPIIDGIPIIVANLRTYISQSIIPILGRNDFSDTMESLVGDCFGPGSLFDSHRQQLSVYCFDHYGDFDPKESQESPVLPGAVSSLLKQGILPIKDKIDGPVIDIGCSVGRTTFDLAETIDDIVLGVDLNFGMVKIAASVLNNGRVNYPKRRSGIIFDRRDFQVSFEKSKHVDFWVCDATDLPFSGANVSFGLSLNVVDCISSPYDHLKELSKILKPDGIAVISTPYDWTISATPVESWIGGHSQRSENQGSSDIMLRSLLAGGGHPNVIEQLEILSEIEQIPWTLRLHERSSMKYMVHILTLHKKSDGI; encoded by the coding sequence TTGGAGGATAATCTAATCAAATTATTACATTTTGAAAAATTTAAACCTATATGTCCTCGCTGCAAACAAATTAATGGGCAAGAATATTTTCTTGAAATCAGGTCTATTTTAAAAAAACAGGATGATGATTCTATAGTAGAAGGGATTCTTTTATGTAGTAATAAGCAATGTATGAGTGAGTATCCTATAATTGACGGCATACCAATTATTGTTGCTAATTTGAGAACATATATTTCGCAAAGTATTATCCCTATTCTGGGCAGAAATGATTTTAGCGATACAATGGAAAGCCTTGTAGGGGATTGCTTTGGCCCAGGATCTCTTTTTGATTCCCATCGTCAGCAACTTAGTGTCTACTGCTTTGATCATTACGGTGATTTTGATCCTAAAGAATCACAAGAATCTCCTGTTTTACCCGGAGCTGTTTCTTCGCTACTCAAGCAAGGAATATTGCCTATAAAAGATAAGATCGATGGACCTGTTATAGACATTGGATGTTCAGTAGGCAGAACGACCTTTGACCTTGCAGAAACTATTGATGATATAGTTCTTGGTGTTGATTTAAATTTTGGTATGGTTAAAATAGCCGCTTCTGTTTTAAACAATGGCCGTGTAAATTATCCGAAAAGGCGTTCGGGAATTATTTTTGATCGCAGGGATTTTCAAGTTTCATTTGAAAAAAGTAAACATGTAGATTTTTGGGTATGCGATGCGACAGACCTTCCATTCTCTGGCGCAAACGTTTCTTTTGGATTAAGTTTAAATGTAGTTGACTGCATTAGTTCCCCCTATGATCACTTAAAGGAACTGAGTAAAATTTTAAAACCTGATGGAATTGCCGTAATTTCAACTCCGTATGATTGGACTATTAGCGCAACTCCTGTGGAATCATGGATTGGAGGCCATTCACAAAGGTCTGAGAATCAAGGTTCCAGCGACATTATGCTGCGTTCACTACTTGCAGGAGGCGGACATCCAAACGTAATTGAACAACTGGAGATTCTATCTGAAATTGAGCAAATTCCATGGACATTAAGACTTCACGAGCGAAGTAGTATGAAATACATGGTTCATATACTTACACTACATAAGAAATCGGACGGCATATAA
- a CDS encoding PAAR domain-containing protein — protein MPPAARVGDMALQDAPHCHAPIHPPAPTPTPVPHPALPVTIITGAFTVLIGKQPAAQLGSTTTPCLLPGCVPGGPATVVKGSATVMVGKMPAARITDLTAHASCVAPIPSPVGKILPPGCPTVIIGG, from the coding sequence ATGCCACCAGCAGCTCGTGTCGGAGATATGGCATTGCAGGACGCTCCCCATTGTCATGCTCCTATTCATCCTCCAGCCCCAACACCAACACCTGTTCCTCATCCGGCATTGCCGGTAACTATAATTACGGGTGCTTTTACAGTGCTTATTGGTAAACAACCTGCCGCACAACTCGGCAGCACGACTACGCCTTGTTTACTTCCTGGTTGTGTGCCAGGAGGGCCTGCTACTGTAGTTAAGGGTTCTGCAACAGTTATGGTCGGTAAAATGCCTGCTGCAAGAATAACTGATTTAACAGCTCATGCAAGTTGTGTTGCGCCAATACCAAGTCCGGTAGGCAAAATTTTACCGCCGGGATGCCCAACTGTAATTATTGGAGGATAA
- a CDS encoding radical SAM protein: MKILFIEIDTEKTWAVASVGPAYIASYIRYYGHEADFLRVLPDQQIDDIICNIKKQSPDIIGFSLTTRQWKRADYIAKEIQKNINIPIIAGGLHPTFEPKLTIESECFDYVCIGEGEYAVCELLSCLEKEEKISSMQIPNIWIKGGDRPKIRPPIKTLDSIPFMARDFLDEKYGVIHINTQRGCPFPCTFCAAGAMRDLYKNETYIRRRTVNNVLEELCQIREKQSLNYVIFLDDTFTVNKEWVSEFCQFYGKEIGIGFSINARIETVTVDMIDKLAKAGCKHIVYGVESGSMKIRKNVLNRPVENKRFKDVFKWTKNANILVTANYMIGLPEETPDDIEQTIALNEELSPDDFGYFVFYPYPGTRLFHICQTQGLLPEDYLSLPANNRQSILNLKYLNNDDIERYYNIFTKMRERSYMSKYGKDFNKEDKLLISKSFKESADQG; the protein is encoded by the coding sequence ATGAAAATTTTATTTATAGAAATCGATACTGAAAAAACATGGGCAGTTGCTTCTGTTGGTCCAGCTTATATAGCATCATATATCCGTTACTATGGGCATGAAGCCGATTTTTTACGAGTTTTACCTGATCAACAAATAGATGATATTATTTGTAATATAAAAAAACAATCTCCAGATATTATAGGTTTTTCTCTTACTACACGGCAATGGAAAAGGGCTGATTATATTGCTAAGGAGATTCAGAAAAATATTAATATTCCAATTATAGCTGGCGGGCTTCATCCGACTTTTGAACCCAAATTAACTATTGAATCAGAATGTTTTGATTATGTTTGTATTGGAGAAGGTGAATATGCTGTTTGTGAGTTGCTTTCATGCCTTGAAAAAGAGGAAAAAATTTCTTCCATGCAAATCCCTAATATATGGATTAAAGGCGGAGATAGACCTAAAATACGCCCGCCAATTAAAACTCTTGACAGCATACCTTTTATGGCTCGTGATTTTTTAGACGAAAAATATGGGGTTATCCATATAAATACTCAACGTGGATGTCCTTTCCCATGCACATTTTGCGCGGCAGGAGCCATGCGTGATCTTTATAAAAATGAAACATATATAAGAAGACGAACAGTTAATAATGTTTTAGAAGAGCTGTGCCAAATTCGTGAAAAACAATCCTTAAATTACGTTATTTTTTTAGACGATACATTTACAGTAAATAAAGAATGGGTATCAGAATTTTGTCAATTTTACGGCAAAGAAATAGGAATAGGTTTTTCCATAAACGCCCGTATAGAAACCGTAACTGTTGATATGATTGATAAGCTTGCTAAGGCTGGATGCAAGCATATTGTTTATGGCGTTGAAAGCGGTAGTATGAAAATACGAAAAAATGTTTTGAATCGTCCGGTTGAAAATAAGCGGTTTAAAGATGTTTTTAAATGGACAAAAAACGCAAATATACTTGTTACTGCAAATTATATGATAGGCTTACCAGAGGAAACACCTGACGATATTGAACAAACTATAGCTTTAAACGAAGAGCTTTCTCCCGATGATTTTGGATATTTTGTTTTTTATCCATATCCTGGAACTCGTCTTTTTCATATTTGTCAAACTCAAGGCCTTTTACCTGAAGACTATTTAAGCTTACCAGCCAATAATCGACAATCAATTTTAAACTTGAAATATCTTAATAATGATGATATCGAACGTTACTATAATATATTTACAAAAATGCGTGAGCGTAGTTATATGAGTAAATACGGCAAGGATTTTAATAAAGAAGATAAACTTCTTATCAGCAAATCTTTTAAAGAAAGTGCCGACCAGGGATAG